The proteins below are encoded in one region of Methanofollis aquaemaris:
- a CDS encoding polysaccharide pyruvyl transferase family protein has protein sequence MKNYLITGASVRSKGAEAMVFETYRKIMEIDPNNKISLLSTNPKYDISVINKASKSVDIEVLSSLSPRHVKNRYLNSGVSLLFLVRDLLSIILNKVVLCHFNLQIQYKLPHIRHIDTCDCILQIAGISFSKDFRRISALYWAEQMLIAKIMGKKYFCMPQSIGPSDDWFINFCAKCGLNNVTYIMPRGEKSIEYLKRLHLRNPHIQFVPDLAFAFPNPSNDEDQEIYSRYRLDPSKKYVSVLFNTHLYTWGGMPIVKMLSAVIDTMIESKGYHVILIAHEVDDQGKIDDRYINNIIFNQCKNKDDILNIQDDLRANEIKSLLKCCDFTLCSRFHGMVSSLKVGVVPIVVGWADKYFEIMELFELEHLVVDYSNCSTKDIEERISYVISHNTELKEHIQRFMPRYENSSETMKEIVMNNV, from the coding sequence ATGAAAAATTATCTGATAACTGGAGCATCAGTACGGAGTAAAGGTGCTGAAGCCATGGTCTTTGAAACCTACAGAAAAATTATGGAGATCGATCCAAATAATAAGATCTCTCTTCTATCTACCAACCCTAAATACGATATATCAGTTATAAATAAAGCCTCGAAGTCAGTAGATATTGAGGTTCTTAGTAGTTTATCACCGAGACATGTGAAAAATCGATACCTAAACTCTGGAGTATCTTTACTATTCTTAGTCAGAGACTTACTATCTATAATCCTAAATAAAGTTGTTCTATGCCATTTCAACCTGCAGATACAATATAAATTACCCCATATTCGGCACATTGATACTTGTGATTGTATCCTGCAAATCGCAGGCATTTCATTTTCAAAAGATTTTAGGAGGATTTCAGCACTTTATTGGGCAGAGCAGATGCTAATAGCAAAAATAATGGGAAAAAAATATTTTTGTATGCCACAATCTATTGGTCCTTCGGACGATTGGTTTATTAATTTCTGCGCAAAATGCGGTTTAAACAACGTTACTTACATCATGCCCAGAGGGGAGAAATCAATTGAGTATCTCAAAAGGTTGCACCTCCGTAATCCCCATATTCAATTCGTGCCAGATTTGGCCTTTGCGTTTCCAAACCCCAGCAACGATGAAGATCAGGAAATCTATTCACGGTATCGTCTTGATCCCTCAAAAAAATATGTTTCCGTGCTGTTCAACACTCATCTTTATACCTGGGGAGGCATGCCCATAGTAAAAATGTTATCTGCAGTTATTGACACTATGATCGAGTCCAAGGGATATCATGTGATACTCATTGCACACGAAGTAGATGACCAGGGCAAGATAGACGATCGGTACATAAATAACATCATCTTCAACCAATGCAAAAACAAAGACGATATATTAAATATACAGGACGATTTAAGAGCAAATGAAATCAAGTCCCTATTGAAATGCTGTGATTTTACACTTTGTTCAAGATTTCACGGAATGGTCTCCTCCCTGAAGGTAGGCGTTGTCCCAATAGTAGTAGGTTGGGCCGACAAGTACTTTGAGATCATGGAACTCTTCGAACTGGAACATCTAGTTGTTGATTATTCGAATTGTAGCACCAAAGACATTGAAGAAAGGATTTCCTATGTCATTTCACACAATACAGAATTGAAAGAGCATATCCAGAGATTCATGCCAAGGTACGAGAATTCATCTGAAACTATGAAAGAGATTGTTATGAACAATGTCTAA
- a CDS encoding class I SAM-dependent methyltransferase — MYYFYAQDFTCKISYRDLSGILLCSTENSIITMISEPTSSLILNAPETGLFLDLGCGECDYTNILGSKSRKIISVDIQRPKKIHKKEITFMLSSVEHLPFNDNSFDFIYCLSVIQFIKDDRATIEEIFRTLKPGGMFYFTIPTRRSPFRIIRDLEIRFGTYNYPQFNVTHHHYYAKKDIEDLTRDLFQIEIVSGYKFNFIRRLCNLILDLFKVRRGVENIFHSIFKPKLGDETPHIRNNCTGESSDYKHQERKKNFKHFHPLSWLIYGLAYHYIIVAKKE; from the coding sequence ATGTATTATTTTTATGCACAAGATTTTACCTGCAAAATCTCTTACAGGGATCTTTCAGGAATCCTCTTATGTTCCACAGAAAATAGTATTATAACAATGATCTCCGAGCCAACATCATCCTTGATTCTTAACGCTCCAGAAACAGGGTTATTCTTAGACTTGGGATGCGGAGAATGTGATTATACTAATATTCTCGGGAGCAAATCAAGAAAAATAATCTCTGTGGATATACAAAGACCAAAAAAAATCCATAAAAAAGAAATTACATTCATGTTGAGCTCAGTAGAACACCTGCCTTTTAATGATAATTCATTCGATTTCATATACTGTTTATCAGTCATACAATTTATCAAGGATGATCGAGCCACGATTGAAGAAATATTTCGGACATTGAAGCCGGGGGGAATGTTTTATTTTACAATTCCTACTCGCAGATCACCTTTCAGAATAATCAGAGATCTCGAAATTCGTTTTGGGACATATAATTATCCACAGTTTAATGTTACTCATCATCATTACTATGCCAAAAAAGACATTGAAGATCTAACTAGAGATTTGTTCCAGATCGAGATCGTTTCTGGGTATAAATTTAATTTCATTCGCCGATTATGCAATCTTATATTGGATCTGTTCAAAGTGAGGAGAGGCGTGGAAAATATTTTTCATTCTATATTCAAACCTAAATTAGGTGATGAAACCCCTCATATCCGGAATAATTGTACTGGAGAATCTTCAGATTATAAACATCAAGAGAGAAAAAAGAATTTCAAACATTTTCACCCATTGTCCTGGTTGATCTATGGACTTGCGTACCATTACATCATAGTGGCAAAGAAGGAGTGA
- the wecB gene encoding non-hydrolyzing UDP-N-acetylglucosamine 2-epimerase has product MKILTVVGARPQFIKCAPVSRALRKEHEEVLVHTGQHYDREMSDLFFEELRIPRPDYNLGIGSGTHGHQTGAMLAGIEDLILKEEPNCVLVYGDTNSTLAGALAAAKLHVPVAHVEAGLRSFDRRMPEEINRVLTDHCSDLLLAPTETAVENLAREGITGGVHLTGDVMVDALLDNAELARRSSLLDDLGLTTREYRLATVHRAENTDDPTKLTAIVRALTEIGNVVLPCHPRTEKMLKGFGLWEEANEGVRIISPVGYLEMLALEADAAQILTDSGGVQKEAYVLGVPCITMRESTEWVETVQDGWNVLVGSDWQEIVRAAREFVPESGRSDLFGKGDAAVKIVQAVQSFI; this is encoded by the coding sequence ATGAAGATCCTCACCGTCGTCGGCGCCCGCCCCCAGTTCATCAAGTGTGCACCCGTCTCCCGCGCCCTCAGGAAAGAGCACGAAGAAGTCCTCGTCCACACCGGCCAGCACTATGACCGCGAGATGTCAGACCTCTTCTTCGAGGAACTCAGGATCCCGCGCCCTGACTACAACCTCGGGATTGGTTCAGGCACCCATGGCCACCAGACCGGGGCGATGCTCGCAGGCATCGAGGACCTGATCCTCAAAGAGGAGCCCAACTGCGTCCTCGTGTACGGCGACACGAACTCCACCCTGGCAGGCGCCCTTGCGGCAGCCAAACTCCATGTGCCGGTGGCGCACGTCGAAGCGGGGCTGCGGAGTTTTGACCGGAGGATGCCAGAGGAGATCAACCGTGTCCTCACCGACCACTGCTCCGACCTCCTCCTTGCCCCCACGGAAACCGCGGTGGAGAACCTGGCCCGCGAAGGGATCACCGGCGGTGTTCACCTCACCGGCGACGTGATGGTCGACGCTCTCCTCGACAACGCCGAACTGGCACGCCGCTCCTCGCTCCTCGACGACCTCGGCCTGACCACGCGAGAATACCGCCTCGCCACCGTCCACCGCGCCGAGAACACCGACGACCCGACGAAACTCACCGCGATCGTCAGGGCATTGACCGAGATCGGCAACGTCGTCCTCCCCTGCCACCCAAGGACCGAGAAGATGCTCAAGGGTTTCGGGCTCTGGGAGGAGGCGAACGAGGGAGTCAGGATCATCTCGCCGGTCGGCTACCTGGAGATGCTCGCCCTCGAGGCCGACGCAGCGCAGATCCTCACCGACTCGGGAGGCGTCCAGAAAGAGGCCTATGTCCTCGGCGTCCCCTGCATCACCATGCGTGAGAGCACCGAGTGGGTCGAGACCGTGCAGGACGGGTGGAACGTGCTGGTCGGCAGCGATTGGCAGGAGATCGTCAGGGCTGCGAGAGAATTTGTGCCGGAGAGCGGGAGATCTGATCTCTTCGGGAAAGGCGATGCGGCTGTGAAGATCGTGCAGGCGGTTCAGAGCTTTATATAA
- a CDS encoding DUF5814 domain-containing protein, which translates to MIAEKARFRSARKIERAIGVRIPDRVFNSAFLEAVTPAMTNRSLDHHIGEQLLNIHHDFLACKCKDNPNCGCPERKFAKTILEYRETGLDHRQISEALLEEYGIEVFPADILGFLEESVHALEVVREVARIEGKDELVKKTDKHIKAVER; encoded by the coding sequence GTGATCGCAGAAAAGGCGAGGTTCCGTTCGGCAAGAAAGATCGAGCGGGCGATCGGAGTCCGCATCCCCGACCGTGTCTTCAACTCGGCGTTTCTTGAGGCGGTCACCCCGGCGATGACCAACCGCTCCCTCGATCACCATATCGGGGAGCAACTCCTCAATATCCACCACGACTTCCTCGCCTGTAAATGTAAAGACAACCCCAACTGTGGCTGTCCTGAGCGAAAATTCGCGAAGACGATCCTCGAATACCGGGAGACCGGGCTCGATCACCGCCAGATCAGCGAGGCGCTTCTGGAAGAGTACGGGATCGAGGTCTTCCCGGCAGATATCCTCGGTTTCCTGGAGGAGTCAGTCCATGCCCTCGAAGTGGTGCGCGAGGTCGCAAGGATCGAGGGCAAGGACGAACTGGTCAAGAAGACTGATAAACATATCAAGGCTGTGGAACGGTAG
- a CDS encoding DUF2150 family protein encodes MKLFYIFYSEERWNNWLATLRESDFEGDAEGEEMPEGFQVLKSFVEDITISVLKIVKLYQNERFTQEEAIAKLEGVEVIVMQPLPEDDEIAEIVDGVQLSLIALFASCKTFLEGEFEGETKDLVKEGRDVAAEDPEAALEIAARIGAQIIDGGKWSATFLKSKSEPTIFDEWLAEIETMVDAVKSLKKFDEEAGDAS; translated from the coding sequence ATGAAGTTATTCTATATTTTCTACAGCGAAGAGCGCTGGAATAACTGGCTTGCAACGCTCAGGGAATCCGACTTCGAAGGGGATGCAGAGGGTGAAGAGATGCCCGAGGGCTTCCAGGTCCTCAAGAGTTTTGTCGAGGACATCACCATCTCGGTGCTCAAGATCGTAAAACTGTATCAGAACGAGCGGTTCACCCAGGAGGAAGCAATCGCTAAACTGGAGGGCGTAGAGGTCATCGTGATGCAGCCGCTCCCCGAAGACGACGAGATCGCAGAGATCGTCGACGGCGTGCAACTCTCCCTGATCGCCCTCTTCGCCTCGTGCAAGACCTTCCTTGAGGGGGAGTTCGAAGGCGAGACGAAAGACCTGGTGAAAGAAGGGCGGGACGTAGCCGCAGAGGATCCCGAGGCCGCACTCGAGATCGCCGCCAGGATCGGTGCTCAGATCATCGACGGCGGGAAGTGGAGCGCGACCTTCCTGAAGAGCAAGAGCGAACCGACGATCTTCGACGAGTGGCTTGCCGAGATCGAGACGATGGTCGATGCGGTGAAGTCGCTCAAGAAGTTCGACGAAGAGGCCGGAGACGCGTCGTGA
- a CDS encoding NifB/NifX family molybdenum-iron cluster-binding protein, with amino-acid sequence MEIVVATDGAGGLDAIAATDFGRGETFTIVSTEKHAISAVRVVENTGRRAAQGAGIVAAEQVAGEGVNVAAAGHFGPHAEEILGEEGIVIALIPKVTVREAVERVLARLEEGGSPQSSSP; translated from the coding sequence ATGGAAATTGTTGTCGCAACTGACGGGGCGGGAGGGCTTGATGCGATCGCTGCCACCGACTTTGGTCGGGGCGAGACCTTCACCATCGTCTCGACCGAGAAGCATGCGATCAGCGCGGTCAGGGTCGTCGAGAACACCGGCCGGCGGGCGGCGCAGGGTGCCGGGATCGTTGCGGCCGAACAGGTGGCTGGAGAGGGAGTCAACGTGGCGGCCGCCGGCCACTTCGGTCCCCATGCCGAGGAGATCCTGGGTGAGGAGGGGATCGTGATCGCCCTGATCCCGAAGGTGACGGTGCGCGAGGCGGTCGAGCGTGTCCTGGCCCGCCTGGAAGAGGGGGGATCTCCCCAATCTTCATCACCTTAA
- a CDS encoding 7-cyano-7-deazaguanine synthase — protein sequence MLPDCLRTYLRAHAPLVVALSGGTDSAVLLAAAVRAGVEVAAVTVATGLVPPEEVEVAAGVARTLGVRHETLSVEMLAREAVRENTPERCYVCKRAMMEQVIAWGKAHGYHYVADGTHAGDDPAGRPGVRALAELGVLSPFAACGIGREELLALAAAWGVEVRPSSSCMATRIPTGITVTAEAMRRAREAEEFLRRAGIPGRIRVRVSGRSARIEVPAGYEEQARVLIAGVRAVGFDEVEVV from the coding sequence ATGCTTCCCGACTGCCTCAGAACGTATCTGAGGGCGCACGCCCCGCTCGTCGTCGCGCTCTCAGGCGGGACCGACAGCGCGGTACTTCTGGCCGCAGCGGTGAGGGCCGGTGTGGAGGTGGCGGCGGTGACCGTGGCCACCGGGCTTGTCCCGCCTGAGGAGGTGGAGGTGGCGGCCGGGGTTGCCCGGACGCTCGGGGTGAGGCACGAGACACTCTCTGTCGAGATGCTCGCGCGGGAGGCCGTGCGCGAGAACACCCCCGAACGCTGCTATGTCTGCAAGAGAGCGATGATGGAGCAGGTCATCGCGTGGGGGAAGGCGCATGGCTATCACTACGTCGCCGACGGCACCCATGCCGGCGACGACCCTGCCGGTCGGCCCGGGGTGCGGGCACTTGCCGAACTCGGGGTGCTCAGCCCGTTTGCAGCCTGCGGCATCGGACGCGAGGAACTCCTCGCGCTCGCCGCGGCGTGGGGGGTCGAGGTACGGCCCTCCTCCTCGTGCATGGCCACGCGCATCCCGACCGGGATCACTGTCACCGCTGAGGCGATGCGCCGGGCGCGGGAGGCCGAGGAATTCCTGCGGCGCGCCGGGATCCCGGGTCGGATCCGGGTACGGGTCTCCGGCCGGTCGGCACGGATCGAGGTGCCTGCCGGGTACGAGGAGCAGGCGCGGGTCCTCATTGCCGGGGTGCGGGCCGTTGGATTTGATGAGGTCGAGGTGGTCTGA
- the thiI gene encoding tRNA uracil 4-sulfurtransferase ThiI, with protein sequence MGTVLVRFGELFLKSENVRRLYLRKLHHNMDLALTACEVGHEFEVHRDRLLIHGPDAVAIARVAARTFGIVDVAVCTQTGPTIPQMGAAALALAERHLRAGMSFAVRARRQDVEGMTSQQIGAEVGSVIYDAIPGLRVDLSHPDYEVFVEARPYGGLVYDERVPAPGGLPFGTQDRVLSLLSAGIDSPVATWQVMRRGCLVTHLTFDSGRWQGSDVRDAVRRHHAALSTWCMGHPLDLLVADMEPFFEAMTGAADPHYRCILCKRFMFRVAGGVARDAGALALVTGDNLGQVASQTLANLGVIEAAADLPVLRPLLTYEKNEAVALARMIGTFDEDAGDLSCAAVPKRPATQAKIQTIEKEEAKFDLEGLADEAIGGVRRIRAKNGKIVREEERV encoded by the coding sequence ATGGGAACGGTGCTTGTACGTTTTGGTGAACTCTTTCTCAAGAGTGAGAATGTGCGTCGGCTGTATCTGCGAAAACTCCACCATAATATGGATCTGGCCCTGACCGCCTGCGAGGTCGGGCATGAGTTCGAGGTGCACCGGGACCGGCTCCTGATCCACGGCCCCGACGCGGTGGCGATCGCGCGGGTGGCGGCGCGGACCTTTGGGATCGTCGACGTCGCGGTCTGCACCCAGACCGGCCCCACCATTCCCCAGATGGGCGCGGCGGCCCTTGCCCTTGCGGAAAGACACCTGCGGGCGGGGATGAGTTTTGCGGTGCGGGCCAGGCGCCAGGATGTCGAGGGGATGACAAGCCAGCAGATCGGGGCCGAGGTCGGGTCGGTGATCTATGATGCGATCCCCGGTCTGAGGGTCGACCTCTCCCACCCGGACTATGAGGTCTTTGTCGAGGCGCGGCCGTATGGGGGCCTGGTGTACGACGAGCGGGTTCCGGCGCCCGGCGGTCTCCCCTTCGGGACGCAAGACCGGGTGCTCTCGCTCCTCTCTGCAGGGATCGACTCGCCGGTGGCGACCTGGCAGGTGATGCGCCGCGGGTGCCTGGTCACCCACCTCACCTTCGACAGCGGTCGGTGGCAGGGGTCAGATGTCCGTGACGCCGTCCGCCGCCATCATGCCGCCCTCTCGACCTGGTGCATGGGCCACCCCCTCGACCTCCTCGTCGCCGATATGGAACCCTTCTTCGAGGCGATGACCGGGGCCGCCGACCCCCACTACCGCTGTATCCTCTGCAAACGCTTCATGTTCAGGGTGGCGGGGGGTGTCGCCAGAGACGCAGGAGCCCTCGCACTGGTCACCGGGGACAACCTCGGTCAGGTCGCCTCCCAGACCCTCGCCAATCTTGGTGTGATCGAGGCGGCGGCCGACCTCCCGGTCCTCCGCCCCCTTCTCACCTATGAGAAGAACGAGGCGGTCGCTCTCGCACGCATGATCGGAACCTTTGACGAGGACGCGGGCGACCTCTCCTGTGCGGCCGTGCCAAAGCGGCCGGCGACCCAGGCAAAGATCCAGACGATCGAGAAAGAAGAGGCAAAGTTCGATCTCGAAGGTCTGGCCGACGAGGCCATCGGCGGGGTCAGGCGTATCAGGGCGAAAAACGGGAAGATCGTCAGGGAAGAAGAGCGGGTCTGA
- the pscS gene encoding O-phospho-L-seryl-tRNA:Cys-tRNA synthase, which yields MKCTAEIELRDVEEMYINIDPIQAGGRLTADAMKAVIAYGDGYSVCDNCKKPFRLDYIQKPPIADFHQDLAAFVGMDEARVVPGARRGFLAVAGTYVQKGDPVMLTGLSHYTEFIAVENAGGVPLEIPKNEANIITAEAAAARIEEAEQTFGRSPVLLFIDQVDYQYGNLHEVKEIARVAHSHDIPVLVNGAYTVGTMPVDGKALGADFVVGSGHKSMAAPAPSGVLATTSERAEEVFRTTQIKGDVTGRTFGIKEVEMMGCTLMGVTLMGMMASFPHVQERVRHWDEHLANSRLVVDALRSIEGTEVRSEMPRRHTLTRVDTTGSFDKVAETHKKRGFFLSSALKKQGIMGVIPGATKVWKFNTYGLTRAQAEYVAQAYTRIAEENGLSIVSS from the coding sequence GTGAAGTGCACCGCCGAGATCGAGCTGCGCGATGTGGAGGAGATGTACATCAACATCGATCCCATTCAGGCCGGGGGACGGTTGACCGCCGACGCAATGAAGGCGGTCATCGCCTATGGCGACGGCTACTCGGTCTGCGATAACTGCAAAAAACCCTTCAGGCTCGACTACATCCAGAAACCGCCGATCGCCGATTTCCACCAGGATCTCGCGGCGTTCGTCGGGATGGACGAGGCGCGGGTGGTGCCCGGGGCCCGCCGCGGTTTCCTGGCGGTCGCAGGGACATATGTCCAGAAGGGCGACCCCGTGATGCTCACCGGGCTCTCCCATTACACCGAGTTCATCGCCGTCGAGAATGCCGGGGGGGTGCCGCTGGAGATCCCGAAGAACGAGGCGAACATCATCACCGCCGAGGCCGCAGCGGCCAGGATCGAGGAGGCGGAACAGACCTTCGGCCGCTCGCCGGTCCTTCTCTTCATCGACCAGGTCGACTACCAGTACGGCAACCTCCATGAGGTGAAGGAGATCGCCCGCGTCGCTCACAGCCACGACATCCCGGTCCTGGTCAACGGGGCCTACACCGTCGGGACCATGCCGGTGGACGGGAAGGCCCTGGGCGCCGACTTCGTGGTCGGTTCGGGCCACAAGAGCATGGCCGCCCCGGCGCCGTCCGGCGTCCTGGCAACGACCTCAGAACGGGCCGAGGAGGTCTTCAGGACCACGCAGATCAAGGGTGATGTCACCGGCCGGACCTTCGGGATCAAGGAGGTGGAGATGATGGGCTGCACCCTGATGGGCGTCACCCTCATGGGGATGATGGCCTCGTTCCCGCATGTGCAGGAGCGGGTGCGGCACTGGGATGAGCACCTCGCCAACAGCCGCCTCGTCGTCGACGCCCTCAGGTCCATCGAGGGGACCGAGGTCAGGTCCGAGATGCCGCGCCGCCACACCCTGACCAGGGTCGACACCACCGGCTCCTTCGACAAGGTCGCGGAGACCCACAAAAAGCGCGGTTTCTTCCTCTCCTCCGCTCTGAAGAAACAGGGGATCATGGGCGTGATTCCGGGGGCGACGAAGGTCTGGAAGTTCAATACCTACGGCCTCACCCGCGCCCAGGCCGAGTATGTGGCACAGGCCTATACCAGGATCGCAGAGGAGAACGGTCTCTCGATCGTCTCCTCGTAA
- a CDS encoding metallophosphoesterase family protein: MKCVHIADTHLGLAAFHTIDPDTGMNLRERLVYENFLAAVDVIVRERPDAVVHAGDLFHQVRPKTRAYTTALEGLDRLAAAGIPLLVIAGNHSMARTRYTQSPFTVLEYHGAEVHAAYQYRYEAVELGDTLFHLIPNMLEAGDYRRAFDEITLSPSGPNLMVTHGLASMVAEKKLHTIAEHEIDSTMISDAFEYIALGHYHGQLSVGANAWYSGSIEHCTYGELRDRKGGLVVDTQSGEVKHLDLPRTPMYDLGTIEGAGLSAREIVDAMAGKVERVTEANAMCQVTIAGVDRATLSAVGKIGTGECAGHLLDLKVRTECAEEDRPRLASGDLSGVDYVAEFGRFLAEKHLPGPKHDYALKKGQEVLKRVIREHAEGDDAPA, translated from the coding sequence ATGAAATGTGTACATATCGCCGATACGCACCTGGGCCTTGCGGCCTTCCATACGATCGACCCTGATACCGGGATGAACCTGCGGGAGCGATTGGTCTACGAGAACTTTCTGGCGGCCGTCGACGTGATCGTGCGCGAGCGTCCCGACGCTGTTGTCCATGCCGGCGACCTCTTCCACCAGGTCAGGCCAAAGACCAGGGCCTACACCACCGCCCTGGAGGGGCTCGACCGTCTGGCCGCGGCCGGGATCCCCCTTCTCGTCATCGCCGGCAACCATTCGATGGCCAGGACGCGATATACCCAGTCTCCCTTCACCGTCCTAGAATACCATGGCGCCGAGGTGCATGCCGCCTACCAGTATCGGTACGAGGCGGTGGAACTGGGCGATACCCTCTTCCATCTTATCCCGAACATGCTCGAGGCGGGGGACTACCGGCGGGCCTTCGACGAGATCACCCTCTCCCCATCCGGCCCCAACCTCATGGTCACTCATGGACTGGCAAGCATGGTCGCCGAGAAGAAACTCCACACCATCGCCGAGCACGAGATCGACAGCACCATGATCTCGGACGCCTTCGAATACATCGCCCTCGGCCATTATCACGGGCAACTCTCGGTCGGGGCAAACGCCTGGTACAGCGGGTCCATCGAGCACTGCACCTATGGGGAACTGCGAGACCGGAAGGGGGGGCTGGTGGTCGACACGCAGAGTGGTGAGGTGAAGCATCTCGATCTTCCGCGCACGCCGATGTATGATCTCGGTACCATCGAGGGCGCCGGGCTCTCGGCCCGCGAGATCGTCGACGCCATGGCCGGGAAGGTGGAGAGAGTCACCGAAGCCAACGCGATGTGCCAGGTCACGATCGCCGGGGTGGACCGGGCGACCCTCAGCGCTGTTGGTAAGATCGGCACCGGGGAATGCGCCGGGCACCTCCTCGATCTGAAGGTCAGGACCGAATGTGCCGAGGAGGACCGGCCCCGTCTTGCCTCCGGCGACCTCTCCGGCGTTGACTATGTCGCGGAGTTCGGGCGTTTTCTCGCAGAAAAACATCTTCCCGGACCGAAACACGACTACGCCCTCAAAAAAGGGCAAGAAGTGTTGAAGCGGGTGATCAGGGAGCACGCGGAGGGCGACGATGCTCCTGCATAG